TGACGAACATCCCGAAGAAAAAGATTACGATGGCTTTGGCGCTCAGCCTCACTGCCGGCTTCCAGGATTTTCAGGTAATTGCTCAGCGGGAATTTGACATCCATGTTCAACTTCAGTCCCTTGGGCAGCAGAAAGGTGAAGTCCGGGCGGGTGGCAGCTTCTGTCAGGGTTTTCTGCTTCAGGTAATTTACTCCTTCCAAAAATCCAGCCAGGCGCAGAACATCTTCCGCCATTCGTTCACCCCACTGGCCGCGGCTGCCGCTGCCGGCCAGGGCACTTTGCAGCTGGCTGGTGATCTTGTGCAGTTTCATCGTCTGTTCGCTGGTTATCTGCAGCTGCCTGGTTAATTTACCAAATTTGTTTTCCCGGTCTTTTTCAAAATTGTTGACCAGACTTTGGACTTGTTGTAATTCCGTCTTCATTGCCCCCAGGGTTTCGTCAATAAGGGTTTTTTTGCCGTGCAGTTCATGGCTGCCGGCAGTTACCTGCTTGCTGAGGGTTTCATTGGCCAGTTTCAGGAATTCTCCGGTGTTTCTGGTCAGCGCTTCTAATGAAAGGGAGCCAAAACTTTCCTTGAGTCGGTTAACCAGAGCTTCCGTTTCCTGCCGGTTGCGTTTTTCGGCTTGGTCTAAAAGAGCTGTGGTAATATTTTCAACTCCTCGGCGGCGCAGGTAAAAGAAAAGAATGGTCAGCAGGATTCCAATCCCAAGGCCGACCATAAAGGTGCTGAGAAGTTCTATGGGGAATGTCATCAGGGTCTCCGGGTTTGTATTTTTTTGACAGGGGAAAACTTTTCGGCTGAAAATATTTTTTTCTTCAGCGACGGTTAGCACAAAAACCAGGGGCTTGACAATCTTTTTGCCATTCTTCTTTGTTGCTCGTATGAGGCGACTAATGGATCGTTGACATTTTGCTCGGGTCCTATTATACCGAGTAAAAGTATCCCCGTGGATAGAAGGTTTTTCAAGACAGCCTTAAAGGAGATGGTCGATGTTATTTCTTCTTAGTTATTCCAGGTTTATCTTCTTGTTTGCCTTGCTGACATTTTTTCTGGCTGGTTGTGCTGTTGACCGGGCAGCCATATCGACAGCTGATCCCCCACGGGAAGCTTACCCGCAGTCCATCAATAAAAAGGGACCGCCACCCTGGGCTCCGGCCCATGGGCGTCGGGGCAGAATGTATAGCTATCGCTACTATCCCTCATCATATGTATATTTTGAGGCTTCCCGCGGGTTGTATTTCTATTTTTCAGCTGGTCGCTGGCAGTCTGGCATCAGTCTCCCTGGTGGCATCCAGATAGATGTTGGTGATTTTGTCAGCATTGAGCTGGAAAGTGAGCGACCCTATGAGCATTTTGTT
Above is a genomic segment from Pseudomonadota bacterium containing:
- a CDS encoding DNA recombination protein RmuC, which translates into the protein MTFPIELLSTFMVGLGIGILLTILFFYLRRRGVENITTALLDQAEKRNRQETEALVNRLKESFGSLSLEALTRNTGEFLKLANETLSKQVTAGSHELHGKKTLIDETLGAMKTELQQVQSLVNNFEKDRENKFGKLTRQLQITSEQTMKLHKITSQLQSALAGSGSRGQWGERMAEDVLRLAGFLEGVNYLKQKTLTEAATRPDFTFLLPKGLKLNMDVKFPLSNYLKILEAGSEAERQSHRNLFLRDVRQRVKEVTSRNYINPGDNTVDYVLIFIPNEQVYAYIHENDQELLDEALKQKVILCSPVTLYAVLAVIRQAVDNFNLEKTAAQILSRLGAFNKQWSMFMQSFDKLGSRIEETQKEYQKLTTTRKTQLDRQINKIEDLRRQQEISPAAVDDIKPATADNTTTTENG